Proteins encoded by one window of Pseudomonas coleopterorum:
- a CDS encoding GntR family transcriptional regulator, translating to MTEKTTVLASILGSEQVPAHLARSVIEEKVRAAIYDGRLPCGMAIRQQELATLFGVSRMPVREALRQLEAQGLLKVVHHKGAVVAPLINHDSVETYALRMLLECEALRLSIPFLEESDFAYAQDCIEHLELTGDYVEISQLNRAFHYTLYKRADNRRLLQLVDEGLIEEERFLRFNLEAMGLRKLAQDDHRQLLEAARQRDIPLATQLLREHLQRGVDAITRYLANAQGQD from the coding sequence GTGACTGAAAAAACCACTGTGCTGGCCAGCATTCTGGGCAGTGAACAGGTGCCTGCGCATCTGGCGCGCTCGGTGATCGAAGAAAAAGTTCGTGCAGCGATCTACGATGGACGCCTGCCCTGCGGCATGGCCATCCGGCAGCAGGAACTGGCTACTCTGTTCGGCGTCAGCCGTATGCCAGTGCGCGAAGCCTTGCGTCAGCTTGAGGCACAGGGTCTGTTGAAGGTCGTGCATCACAAAGGCGCTGTGGTGGCTCCACTGATCAATCATGACTCAGTGGAAACCTATGCCTTGCGCATGCTGCTGGAATGCGAGGCCCTGCGCCTGTCGATTCCGTTTCTGGAGGAATCCGACTTTGCCTATGCCCAGGACTGTATCGAACACCTGGAGCTAACTGGCGACTACGTCGAGATCAGTCAACTCAACCGCGCCTTCCACTACACGCTGTACAAACGCGCCGACAATCGCCGGCTGTTGCAGTTGGTAGACGAGGGGCTGATTGAAGAGGAGCGCTTCCTACGCTTCAACCTGGAGGCCATGGGTTTGCGCAAATTGGCACAGGATGACCATCGACAGCTGCTCGAAGCTGCTCGGCAACGTGATATCCCCCTTGCAACCCAGTTGCTGCGAGAGCATCTGCAACGCGGCGTCGATGCCATTACCCGCTATCTGGCGAATGCCCAAGGGCAGGATTAG
- a CDS encoding CaiB/BaiF CoA transferase family protein encodes MMGALSHLRVLDLSRVLAGPWAGQILADLGAEVIKVERPGRGDDTRAWGPPFLADQAGNSTGEAAYYLAANRNKRSVTIDFTRSEGQQLVRELAANSDILIENFKVGGLAAYGLDYASLSAVNPQLIYCSITGFGQTGPYATRPGYDFMVQGMGGLMSLTGKADGDPGAGPAKVGVALTDILTGLYSTVAILAALAHRDKGGGGQQIDMALLDVQVACLANQAMNYLTTGVAPGRLGNAHPNIVPYQDFPTADGDFILTVGNDSQFAKFAQVAGHPEWATDPRFASNQQRVANRTQLIPLIRQATVFKTTQQWVTELEVAGVPCGPINDLAQVFADPQVLARGLAIELKHPLAGTLPMVASPLRLSASPVEYRHAPPLLGEHTQEVLQQLLNMDAQTYDQLHAAGVV; translated from the coding sequence ATCATGGGCGCGCTTTCGCATCTTCGTGTACTCGATCTGTCGCGAGTGCTGGCCGGGCCTTGGGCAGGTCAGATCCTCGCCGACCTCGGCGCCGAGGTCATCAAGGTCGAACGTCCAGGCCGCGGTGACGACACCCGAGCCTGGGGACCGCCGTTCCTGGCGGATCAGGCAGGCAACAGCACCGGTGAAGCCGCCTATTACCTGGCGGCCAATCGCAACAAGCGCTCGGTCACCATCGACTTTACTCGGTCCGAGGGGCAACAGCTGGTCCGCGAGCTGGCTGCGAACTCCGACATTCTCATCGAGAACTTCAAGGTCGGCGGTCTGGCTGCGTATGGGCTGGACTATGCGTCACTCAGCGCCGTGAATCCGCAACTGATCTACTGCTCGATCACCGGTTTCGGCCAGACCGGCCCCTATGCCACCCGCCCAGGATACGACTTCATGGTGCAAGGCATGGGCGGCCTGATGAGCCTCACCGGCAAGGCCGATGGCGATCCTGGTGCCGGGCCTGCCAAGGTGGGCGTCGCTCTGACTGACATCCTGACCGGTCTGTATTCCACCGTCGCCATACTGGCTGCATTGGCGCATCGCGACAAAGGTGGCGGTGGCCAGCAGATCGACATGGCCCTGCTGGACGTGCAGGTAGCCTGTCTGGCCAACCAGGCCATGAACTACCTCACCACAGGGGTCGCGCCTGGGCGCTTGGGCAATGCCCATCCAAACATCGTGCCCTACCAGGATTTTCCTACAGCCGACGGCGATTTCATCCTGACGGTGGGCAACGATAGCCAGTTCGCCAAATTCGCCCAGGTGGCCGGCCATCCCGAATGGGCCACCGACCCCCGTTTCGCCTCCAACCAGCAGCGGGTCGCCAATCGCACGCAGCTGATCCCCTTGATCCGGCAGGCGACGGTGTTCAAGACGACCCAGCAGTGGGTCACCGAACTCGAAGTGGCTGGCGTGCCCTGCGGTCCGATAAACGATCTGGCCCAGGTGTTCGCCGACCCCCAGGTGCTTGCCAGGGGGCTGGCCATTGAACTGAAACATCCTCTGGCGGGCACCCTCCCCATGGTCGCCAGCCCACTACGGCTGAGCGCCAGTCCCGTGGAGTACCGACATGCGCCTCCTTTGCTGGGCGAGCATACCCAAGAAGTCCTGCAGCAGCTGTTAAACATGGATGCCCAGACCTATGACCAACTCCACGCCGCAGGCGTGGTGTAG
- the lapG gene encoding cysteine protease LapG — protein sequence MKYLQTVRCLAIALALAGTLLGGLRADWDFNQISRRAESLYGPLGEGAQRIDAWQRLLATQKPLSESEQLEVVNQFFNHQLRYREDLDLWHEVDYWATPVQSLLKGAGDCEDYAIAKYFSLRHLGVAADKLRITYVKALRQNRAHMVLTYYATPTAMPLVLDSLMDPILPASQRQDLLPVYAFNGEGLWLTGAGGNRKVGDTKRLSRWQDVLKKMAAEGFPESPDH from the coding sequence TTGAAGTACCTACAGACGGTGCGCTGTCTTGCGATTGCCTTGGCCCTGGCGGGTACGTTGCTGGGTGGGCTTCGTGCCGATTGGGATTTCAACCAGATCAGTCGCCGTGCCGAGAGTTTGTATGGGCCCTTGGGTGAGGGCGCGCAGCGTATCGATGCGTGGCAACGATTGCTGGCCACGCAAAAGCCACTGAGCGAAAGCGAGCAGTTGGAAGTGGTGAACCAGTTCTTCAATCATCAGCTGCGGTATCGGGAAGACCTCGATCTGTGGCATGAGGTGGATTACTGGGCAACGCCGGTGCAGTCGCTGCTCAAGGGCGCTGGGGACTGCGAGGACTATGCGATCGCCAAGTATTTCAGCCTGCGTCATCTGGGCGTCGCTGCCGACAAGCTGCGCATTACCTACGTCAAGGCCTTGCGACAGAATCGGGCGCACATGGTGCTCACCTATTACGCCACACCGACTGCCATGCCGCTGGTACTGGATAGCCTGATGGACCCTATTCTGCCTGCCAGCCAGCGTCAGGACCTGCTGCCGGTGTACGCCTTCAACGGTGAAGGATTATGGCTCACCGGCGCCGGTGGCAACAGGAAGGTAGGGGATACCAAACGCCTGTCGCGTTGGCAGGACGTGCTGAAGAAAATGGCCGCAGAAGGCTTTCCGGAAAGCCCGGATCATTAA
- the lapD gene encoding cyclic di-GMP receptor LapD: MSLFKQLLIAICLFLVVAFTGSFMVSLESSRTQYVNQLRSHAQDAATALALSLTPNIDDPAMVELMVSSIFDSGYYASIRVVNLADDSVIVERAAEPDGSGVPAWFVKMINLAPAGGDAIVSRGWEQAARVEVVSHPMFAVAKLWQGALGSLGWLLLCGAVSAVLGALLLRRQLKPLDYMVEQSHAIARREFLSLPDLPRTPELRRVVQAMNQMVEKLKALFHEQTVRSERLRIESYQDSLTGLANRRYFEMQLHTRVSNLEEASAGYLVLLRINDLAGLNQRLGGQRTDQLLQAVSQQLIRTCAGYPETQNLITRSRGGEFSILAPGMVREEAQQLAQALDANLRSLAQTGATDLLPVAHLGLAPYTPGDDPHALLKLADEALAQAEGPGDSCWVCLEHRALATVENDHHAWHTLLDDALSQRRFQLYFQPVVSSADTQQVLHHKVLSRLIDEQGQAVAAGRFLPWLERFGWSARLDRLMLELVLEHLRKHDATLALNLSAATLNDPQALEALFERLAQYPSLGPRLILEIGEEQIPEQSVLEQFTRRLRSLGYSLSLQRFGGRFSMIGNLAHLGLGYLKIDGSYIRAIDQESHKRLFIEAIQRAAHSIDLPLIAERVETEGELQVIREMGIAGVQGQLVGEPRPWQAG; encoded by the coding sequence ATGTCTCTGTTCAAACAGCTGTTGATCGCGATATGTCTGTTTCTGGTGGTGGCTTTCACTGGCAGCTTCATGGTCAGCCTTGAGAGCTCGCGCACTCAGTACGTCAATCAGCTGCGTTCGCACGCCCAGGATGCGGCTACGGCGCTGGCGTTGTCGCTCACGCCCAACATCGATGACCCGGCGATGGTCGAGTTGATGGTCAGCTCGATCTTCGACAGCGGTTATTACGCCAGCATTCGTGTGGTCAATCTGGCGGATGACAGCGTCATCGTCGAGCGAGCCGCAGAGCCGGATGGCAGTGGTGTGCCGGCCTGGTTCGTGAAGATGATCAATCTGGCCCCGGCGGGTGGTGACGCCATCGTCAGCCGTGGCTGGGAGCAGGCGGCTCGGGTGGAGGTGGTGAGCCACCCCATGTTCGCTGTGGCCAAGCTATGGCAGGGCGCATTGGGCAGTCTGGGCTGGTTGCTGCTGTGCGGCGCGGTGAGTGCTGTGCTCGGCGCACTGCTGCTGCGTCGCCAGCTCAAACCGCTGGACTACATGGTCGAGCAGTCGCACGCCATTGCTCGCCGGGAGTTCCTCAGCCTGCCCGATCTGCCGCGGACCCCCGAGTTGCGACGCGTGGTGCAGGCCATGAACCAGATGGTGGAAAAGCTCAAGGCGCTGTTTCACGAGCAAACCGTGCGCAGCGAGAGGCTGCGGATCGAGTCGTACCAGGACAGCCTGACGGGACTGGCCAACCGACGCTACTTCGAGATGCAATTGCACACCCGCGTCAGCAATCTGGAAGAGGCCAGCGCCGGGTATCTGGTGCTGTTGCGGATCAACGATCTGGCAGGCCTCAACCAACGTCTGGGCGGGCAGCGGACCGACCAGTTGCTGCAGGCGGTGAGTCAGCAGTTGATTCGCACCTGTGCAGGTTACCCCGAGACGCAGAACCTGATCACCCGCAGCCGTGGTGGCGAGTTTTCCATCCTGGCACCGGGCATGGTGCGCGAGGAGGCCCAGCAGCTCGCACAGGCGCTCGATGCGAACCTGCGCAGCCTGGCCCAGACCGGCGCCACCGATCTGCTGCCAGTGGCCCATCTGGGGCTCGCACCGTACACCCCGGGTGATGACCCGCACGCCTTGCTCAAGCTGGCTGACGAAGCCCTGGCGCAAGCCGAGGGGCCAGGGGACAGTTGCTGGGTGTGTCTGGAGCACCGGGCGCTGGCGACGGTGGAAAATGATCACCACGCCTGGCATACCCTGCTCGATGACGCTCTGAGCCAGCGCCGCTTCCAGCTGTACTTCCAACCGGTGGTGAGTAGCGCGGACACCCAGCAGGTGCTTCACCACAAGGTGCTTTCACGGCTGATCGACGAGCAGGGCCAGGCTGTGGCAGCAGGACGGTTTCTGCCGTGGCTGGAGCGTTTCGGCTGGTCGGCGCGGCTGGATCGGCTGATGCTGGAGCTGGTGCTGGAGCATTTGCGCAAGCACGACGCCACGCTGGCCCTGAACCTGTCCGCGGCGACCTTGAATGATCCTCAGGCGTTGGAAGCGCTGTTCGAAAGACTGGCGCAGTATCCGTCCCTGGGCCCGCGTCTGATCCTGGAAATCGGCGAGGAGCAGATCCCCGAGCAGAGCGTGCTGGAGCAGTTCACGCGACGTCTGCGCAGCCTGGGCTATAGCCTGAGCCTGCAGCGCTTTGGCGGGCGTTTCAGCATGATCGGCAACCTGGCCCATCTGGGCCTTGGCTACCTGAAGATCGACGGCAGCTACATTCGCGCCATCGACCAGGAGAGCCACAAGCGGCTGTTCATCGAGGCCATTCAGCGGGCGGCGCACAGCATCGACTTGCCGCTGATTGCCGAGCGGGTCGAGACGGAAGGAGAGCTGCAGGTAATTCGCGAGATGGGGATTGCCGGTGTGCAGGGCCAGCTGGTGGGCGAACCGCGGCCCTGGCAGGCAGGCTAG